Proteins from one Listeria innocua genomic window:
- a CDS encoding LacI family DNA-binding transcriptional regulator: MKKITIQEIAKLSGVSVSTVSRVINNSPSVSAAKRKKIQAIIDEHNYTPSVFARGMVNKQTKNIGVILPDISNPYFISLITQIQKFALDYMFSTILFNTMLAEPNNKNSKHPLTEEDYLKIILEKQVDGLLILGGEIDKEVVSKDYINALNQLNREIPVVVIGSKIPELNCLFIERNLKKGITTLVSHLTALDHKNIGFIGGEAGVKITSYRLESFKAAMASYNHSVNEDWIVLSDYYTADGYAAMTKLLENNTTLPTALVAINDNVAIGAIRAINDAKLSCPEDIAIVSCDQFMNGDYQTPRLTSMDQHNEYLGKMALLQLISAINGQVEPMIINHNPELIIRESCGSKL, from the coding sequence ACGAGTGATTAATAACAGCCCCTCGGTTTCAGCAGCGAAACGCAAGAAAATCCAAGCAATCATAGACGAACACAATTACACACCTAGCGTATTTGCGCGTGGAATGGTCAATAAACAAACAAAAAATATTGGCGTAATTTTACCGGATATTTCCAATCCTTATTTCATTTCACTCATAACGCAAATCCAAAAATTCGCGCTAGATTACATGTTTTCGACAATTTTATTCAATACGATGCTTGCCGAGCCAAATAATAAGAATAGCAAACATCCTTTGACGGAAGAAGATTACTTAAAAATTATTTTAGAAAAACAAGTGGATGGATTACTTATTTTAGGTGGCGAAATTGATAAAGAAGTTGTTTCAAAAGACTACATCAATGCTTTAAATCAGCTAAATAGAGAAATTCCAGTTGTCGTTATTGGTTCAAAAATTCCCGAACTTAACTGTTTATTTATTGAACGTAATTTAAAAAAAGGCATAACAACTTTAGTTAGCCATCTGACAGCGCTAGATCACAAAAATATTGGCTTTATTGGCGGGGAAGCTGGTGTAAAAATCACCTCCTACCGATTGGAATCTTTTAAGGCTGCTATGGCTAGTTACAATCATTCGGTTAATGAAGATTGGATTGTTCTTTCTGACTACTATACAGCTGATGGTTACGCGGCGATGACTAAACTTCTGGAAAATAACACTACTTTACCCACTGCACTTGTAGCAATCAATGATAATGTTGCAATTGGGGCGATTAGAGCGATTAATGACGCGAAACTTTCTTGCCCGGAAGACATTGCCATCGTCAGCTGCGATCAGTTTATGAATGGCGATTATCAAACCCCGCGCTTAACTTCAATGGATCAACACAATGAATATCTTGGAAAAATGGCACTTTTGCAATTGATTAGCGCAATTAACGGTCAAGTTGAGCCGATGATAATTAATCATAATCCAGAATTAATCATCCGCGAATCATGCGGTTCCAAGCTATAA